The following are encoded together in the Kribbella sp. CA-293567 genome:
- a CDS encoding ABC transporter substrate-binding protein yields the protein MNRRVSTMVLCVALASGVTSCAGVAAKDGEAAGPGGKTPSGNLMVMGFGGEDEVAQSRIAAFKSAHPGVTVKNNKGEFDAQQFLTAVSSGNPPDVAYIDRKLVGTYAAKGAVVPLDDCIKDHAIDTGQYREAAMNALRLKDKTYGIPEFYQVVVNLIDGKALRSAGLTAEAIRTSDWDQLEQTTAKLYRAKGGRPDRIGFDPKLPDLFPLWALANGAELVKPGGEPNLNDAKAVEALAYSVKLVDQQGGWSQFKTFRDTFDIFGAKNQFVRDQLGAMPMENWYVNVLLDSRKNGLQLVSTPFTDREGRQTSTVGGSAWVIPKGAKNPDAACEWAKTMTSADTWNKAAEARMRTVQTKGTFFTGLFTANKIADEQIKAKYLKPTGDAGFDQAIENYYGSLDAGKALNASAAGAEIDAAWKSAVTKVLAKQATPQAALDQAQKEAKAAFDKAEQG from the coding sequence TTGAACAGACGCGTTTCGACGATGGTCCTGTGCGTGGCACTCGCCAGTGGGGTCACGTCGTGTGCGGGGGTCGCCGCCAAGGACGGTGAAGCGGCCGGCCCGGGCGGGAAGACTCCGTCGGGCAACCTGATGGTGATGGGTTTCGGCGGCGAGGACGAGGTCGCGCAGTCGCGGATCGCCGCCTTCAAGTCGGCGCACCCGGGCGTCACCGTCAAGAACAACAAGGGCGAGTTCGACGCTCAGCAGTTCCTCACCGCGGTCTCCAGCGGCAACCCGCCGGACGTGGCCTACATCGACCGCAAGCTGGTCGGCACCTACGCCGCCAAAGGCGCGGTCGTGCCGCTGGACGACTGCATCAAGGATCACGCGATCGACACCGGTCAGTACCGCGAAGCGGCGATGAACGCGCTGCGGCTGAAGGACAAGACCTACGGCATCCCCGAGTTCTACCAGGTCGTCGTCAACCTGATCGACGGCAAGGCACTGCGTTCCGCCGGTCTGACGGCCGAGGCGATCCGGACCAGTGACTGGGACCAGCTCGAGCAGACCACTGCCAAGCTGTACCGCGCCAAGGGCGGCCGCCCGGACCGGATCGGGTTCGATCCGAAGCTGCCGGACCTGTTCCCGTTGTGGGCGCTCGCCAACGGCGCCGAACTGGTGAAGCCGGGCGGCGAGCCGAACCTCAACGACGCGAAGGCGGTGGAGGCGCTGGCCTACTCGGTCAAGCTGGTCGACCAGCAGGGTGGCTGGTCGCAGTTCAAGACCTTCCGCGACACCTTCGACATCTTCGGCGCCAAGAACCAGTTCGTCCGCGATCAGCTCGGCGCGATGCCGATGGAGAACTGGTACGTGAACGTCCTGCTCGACTCCCGCAAGAACGGCCTGCAACTGGTGTCGACGCCGTTCACCGACCGGGAGGGCCGGCAGACCAGCACGGTGGGCGGGTCGGCCTGGGTGATTCCGAAGGGCGCCAAGAACCCGGACGCGGCCTGTGAGTGGGCCAAGACGATGACCAGCGCGGACACCTGGAACAAGGCAGCCGAGGCGCGGATGCGGACGGTACAGACCAAGGGCACCTTCTTCACCGGGCTGTTCACGGCCAACAAGATCGCGGACGAGCAGATCAAGGCGAAGTACCTGAAGCCGACCGGCGACGCCGGCTTCGACCAGGCGATCGAGAACTACTACGGAAGCCTGGATGCCGGTAAGGCCCTGAACGCGTCGGCAGCAGGTGCCGAGATCGACGCGGCCTGGAAGAGCGCGGTGACCAAGGTGCTGGCGAAGCAGGCGACACCGCAGGCTGCTCTCGACCAGGCCCAGAAGGAAGCGAAGGCGGCCTTCGACAAAGCCGAGCAGGGCTGA
- a CDS encoding GAF and ANTAR domain-containing protein: MDTVAETLTYPIDLDEALEQITRAAADTVPGIDAASISLTARNGQIETLAPTDPVAVALDEIQYALRQGPCLEAALREPWVQADDLANDHRWPVYGARAANEFGVHAQLAFQFSSETYARGALNLYANEPYGIGQETHLIGAMFARLAAVALGWSRHDETLSRALHSREQIGQAVGIIMERYRLDPDRAFAFLVRTSQAANTKLHHVAAALIKQTIDHAE; encoded by the coding sequence ATGGATACGGTCGCGGAGACTCTGACCTATCCGATCGATCTGGACGAAGCGCTGGAGCAGATCACCCGCGCCGCTGCCGACACCGTCCCCGGAATCGATGCCGCCAGCATCTCGCTGACGGCCAGGAACGGCCAGATCGAAACCCTCGCGCCGACCGACCCGGTCGCTGTCGCGCTCGACGAGATCCAGTACGCGCTGCGCCAGGGCCCATGCCTGGAAGCGGCGCTGCGGGAGCCCTGGGTGCAGGCCGACGATCTGGCCAACGACCACCGCTGGCCGGTCTACGGCGCACGAGCAGCCAACGAGTTCGGGGTCCACGCTCAGTTGGCGTTCCAGTTCAGCTCGGAGACCTATGCCCGGGGCGCCCTGAACCTGTACGCGAACGAGCCGTACGGGATCGGCCAGGAGACGCACCTGATCGGGGCGATGTTCGCCCGGCTGGCCGCCGTCGCACTCGGCTGGTCACGCCACGACGAGACGCTCAGCCGCGCTCTGCACAGTCGCGAGCAGATCGGTCAGGCCGTCGGCATCATCATGGAACGCTACCGGCTCGATCCCGACCGGGCCTTCGCCTTCCTGGTCCGCACCTCGCAGGCGGCCAACACCAAGCTCCACCACGTCGCCGCCGCACTGATCAAACAGACCATCGACCACGCCGAGTAG
- a CDS encoding GAF and ANTAR domain-containing protein translates to MTAASASQAFVAAAAAMVQQDDVAHTLATLLDDCAKFTGAGAVGLLVHDDGGRLELLSASSHLATELELYQLQQDDGPCVDAARDGEPISALTDADLTGRWELVGPAIVAAGFHAVHAVPLRWHGRLIGALNAFHTAPATIDDEARQLTQAFADIATIVIVQSTALTPSQLNDRIRAALAGRIVIEQAKGVLAQTTGLDPAAAYRLLVERASGDGATLTDTAQQTIRHAMRRG, encoded by the coding sequence ATGACCGCCGCCAGCGCATCCCAGGCCTTCGTCGCCGCGGCCGCGGCGATGGTCCAGCAGGACGACGTCGCTCATACCCTGGCCACGCTGCTCGACGACTGCGCGAAGTTCACCGGAGCCGGCGCCGTCGGGCTCCTGGTCCACGACGACGGCGGCCGGCTGGAGCTGCTGAGTGCTTCCTCGCACCTGGCCACCGAGCTCGAGCTGTACCAGTTGCAGCAGGATGACGGACCGTGTGTCGATGCCGCCCGCGACGGTGAACCGATCTCCGCACTGACGGACGCCGACCTCACCGGCCGGTGGGAACTGGTCGGCCCGGCCATCGTGGCTGCGGGGTTCCATGCGGTCCACGCCGTCCCGTTGCGCTGGCACGGCCGGTTGATCGGTGCGCTGAACGCGTTCCACACCGCCCCCGCGACCATCGACGACGAAGCCCGTCAGCTGACCCAGGCCTTCGCCGACATCGCCACCATCGTCATCGTCCAGTCCACCGCCCTGACCCCCAGCCAGCTGAACGACCGGATCCGCGCCGCCCTCGCGGGCCGGATCGTGATCGAACAGGCCAAGGGCGTCCTCGCCCAGACCACCGGCCTCGACCCCGCCGCGGCGTACCGGCTGCTGGTCGAGCGGGCCTCGGGCGACGGCGCCACCCTGACCGACACCGCGCAGCAGACGATCCGGCACGCCATGCGGCGGGGGTGA
- a CDS encoding DNA topoisomerase IB codes for MRIRRSHPDRPGFARRRRGRGFSYLDTDGAKIEDIDVLERIRTLAIPPAWTDVWICPYPNGHIQAIGTDQAGRRQYLYHDDWRTAQDADKHDRVRQLARKLPAFREAVDADLCSSGLDRRRVLAVALRMLDYGVFRTGNTTYAEEYGSRGAATLLRDDVRVSKGKLVFDFVAKGGQQRKIELEDDRLVAAVRSLKRGKHGSDRLLVYRDGNGYHEIDAAMVNERFHELVGDDYTVKDLRTWTATVHAAVELAEADPPTTKKALDAAVKEMLEEVSSHLGNTPAVARASYVDPRVVEQYKHGRTIADTVAEVGSDLDDEETRVVLERSVNQVLDQDARK; via the coding sequence GTGCGAATTCGACGCAGCCATCCGGACCGGCCGGGTTTCGCCCGCCGGCGTCGCGGCCGTGGCTTCAGCTATCTCGACACCGACGGCGCGAAGATCGAGGACATCGACGTCCTGGAACGGATCCGGACGCTGGCCATCCCGCCCGCCTGGACCGACGTCTGGATCTGCCCCTATCCGAACGGCCACATCCAGGCGATCGGCACCGACCAGGCCGGCCGGCGGCAGTACCTGTACCACGACGACTGGCGGACGGCCCAGGACGCCGACAAGCACGACCGGGTCCGGCAACTGGCCCGCAAGCTGCCGGCCTTCCGGGAGGCGGTGGACGCCGATCTGTGCTCCAGCGGTCTCGATCGCCGCCGGGTGCTGGCGGTCGCGCTGCGAATGCTCGACTACGGCGTCTTCCGGACCGGCAACACGACCTACGCCGAGGAGTACGGCAGCCGCGGCGCCGCGACCCTGCTGCGCGACGACGTCCGGGTCAGCAAGGGCAAGCTGGTCTTCGACTTCGTGGCCAAGGGTGGTCAGCAGCGGAAGATCGAACTCGAGGACGACCGGCTGGTGGCCGCGGTGCGCTCGCTGAAGCGCGGCAAGCACGGGAGCGACCGGCTGCTGGTCTACCGCGACGGCAACGGCTACCACGAGATCGACGCCGCGATGGTGAACGAGCGGTTCCACGAACTGGTCGGCGACGACTACACGGTCAAGGACCTGCGCACCTGGACCGCCACCGTGCACGCGGCGGTGGAGCTGGCCGAGGCGGACCCGCCGACCACGAAGAAGGCGCTCGACGCGGCGGTGAAGGAGATGCTCGAGGAGGTGTCGTCCCATCTGGGCAACACCCCGGCGGTGGCGCGCGCGTCGTACGTGGATCCGCGGGTGGTCGAGCAGTACAAGCACGGCCGCACCATCGCCGACACGGTCGCCGAGGTCGGTTCCGATCTCGACGACGAGGAGACGCGCGTCGTGCTGGAACGGTCGGTCAACCAGGTTCTCGACCAGGACGCCCGCAAGTAG
- a CDS encoding carbohydrate ABC transporter permease produces MHSALARGESRAAWFFISPWLIGFLIFTAGPMLASLVLSFSDYQLIQAPNLVGTANYQELFQDPKIAKALLNTFVYALIFVPTGSVVALGLALMLYRVGRGAGFFRTAFYLPVMTPAVAASAMFLLLLNGQRGLVNQVLGWVGIQGPNWTTDPAWLKPSIAMVSLWSVGGSVVIYLAALKNVPRQLYEAAELDGAGPVARFVRITLPMISGALFFTIITHTIAALQMFDQAYTMFYGPQQKETASEESLVYLVYLFQNAFQYFRMGYASAMAWVLFLIILTITLIQLRLGKRYVYYESERD; encoded by the coding sequence GTGCACTCTGCGCTGGCGCGGGGGGAGAGCCGAGCCGCCTGGTTCTTCATCTCCCCCTGGCTGATCGGCTTCCTGATCTTCACCGCGGGCCCGATGCTCGCGAGCCTGGTGCTCTCGTTCTCCGACTACCAGCTGATCCAGGCCCCGAACCTGGTCGGTACGGCGAACTACCAGGAACTGTTCCAGGACCCGAAGATCGCGAAGGCACTGCTCAACACCTTCGTCTATGCGCTGATCTTCGTGCCGACCGGTTCGGTGGTGGCCCTCGGCCTGGCGTTGATGCTCTACCGCGTCGGCCGGGGAGCGGGCTTCTTCCGGACCGCCTTCTACCTGCCGGTGATGACCCCGGCGGTGGCGGCCAGCGCGATGTTCCTGCTGCTGCTCAACGGTCAGCGTGGCCTGGTCAACCAGGTGCTCGGCTGGGTCGGCATCCAGGGACCGAACTGGACCACCGACCCCGCCTGGCTCAAACCGTCGATCGCGATGGTGAGTCTGTGGAGTGTCGGGGGCAGCGTGGTGATCTACCTGGCCGCGCTGAAGAACGTGCCGCGGCAGCTCTACGAAGCGGCCGAGCTCGACGGTGCCGGCCCGGTGGCCCGGTTCGTCCGGATCACCTTGCCGATGATCTCCGGCGCTTTGTTCTTCACCATCATCACGCACACGATCGCGGCGCTGCAGATGTTCGACCAGGCGTACACGATGTTCTACGGGCCGCAGCAGAAGGAGACCGCGTCGGAGGAGTCGCTGGTCTACCTGGTCTACCTGTTCCAGAACGCGTTCCAGTACTTCCGGATGGGCTACGCGTCGGCGATGGCCTGGGTGCTGTTCCTGATCATCCTGACGATCACCCTGATCCAGCTCCGGCTGGGAAAACGGTACGTGTACTACGAAAGTGAGCGCGACTGA
- a CDS encoding CBS domain-containing protein, which produces MTTARELMTAGAECVGENETLADAARKMRDLDVGALPICGEDNRLKGVLTDRDIVVRCVADGGDPSTALAGQFGQGKPVTIGADDSIEEALATMTEHQLRRLPVIDGHDLVGMLAQADIARAMPEQATGDTVQDISRP; this is translated from the coding sequence ATGACAACAGCACGAGAGCTGATGACGGCCGGCGCGGAGTGTGTCGGCGAGAACGAGACGCTGGCGGACGCGGCCCGCAAGATGCGGGACCTGGACGTCGGCGCCCTGCCGATCTGCGGTGAGGACAACCGGCTGAAGGGCGTGCTGACCGACCGCGACATCGTGGTGCGCTGCGTCGCGGACGGTGGTGATCCGTCCACCGCTCTGGCCGGCCAGTTCGGGCAGGGCAAACCGGTCACGATCGGTGCCGACGACAGCATCGAGGAAGCGCTGGCCACGATGACCGAGCACCAGTTGCGGCGGCTGCCGGTGATCGACGGCCACGACCTGGTCGGCATGCTCGCGCAGGCCGACATCGCCCGCGCGATGCCCGAGCAGGCCACCGGTGACACGGTCCAGGACATTTCCCGGCCCTGA
- a CDS encoding carbohydrate ABC transporter permease produces MAAARGAGRRILRLPFYLGLTLATFAFCYPLVWLVSASLKPKDQVFDNRLIPEVFSPQNYVEVWKAAPVVNWLVNSLTVGFMAAATVTLSSAAVAFGFAYFRFRFRGPLFGLVLATMMLPGAVTMIPVYLIWNQLGMIDTQVPLWAQNLFGSAFYIFLLRQFFLGIPRELFEAARVDGCGYFGLFRRIALPLCRPALVIVFVFEFQASWSDLMKPLIYLQTPEYFTMPRGLKQLVDAFALSGEYHWEIALAAAVIATVPMIVLFAFGQRYILDGVATTAQKG; encoded by the coding sequence ATGGCGGCGGCTCGCGGGGCCGGGCGACGGATCCTTCGCCTGCCGTTCTATCTCGGCCTGACGCTGGCCACCTTCGCCTTCTGTTACCCGCTGGTGTGGCTGGTCAGCGCGTCGCTGAAGCCGAAGGACCAGGTGTTCGACAACCGGCTGATCCCGGAGGTGTTCAGCCCGCAGAACTACGTCGAGGTCTGGAAGGCGGCGCCGGTCGTCAACTGGCTGGTCAACTCGCTCACGGTCGGCTTCATGGCGGCCGCCACGGTCACCCTGTCCAGCGCGGCGGTGGCGTTCGGCTTCGCCTACTTCCGGTTCCGGTTCCGGGGACCGTTGTTCGGCCTGGTGCTGGCGACGATGATGCTGCCGGGCGCGGTCACCATGATCCCGGTCTATCTGATCTGGAACCAGCTCGGGATGATCGACACCCAGGTACCGCTGTGGGCGCAGAACCTGTTCGGTTCGGCGTTCTACATCTTCCTGCTCCGGCAGTTCTTCCTGGGCATCCCGCGCGAACTGTTCGAGGCCGCTCGCGTGGACGGCTGCGGGTACTTCGGGCTGTTCCGCCGGATCGCGCTGCCGTTGTGCCGGCCCGCTCTGGTGATCGTGTTCGTCTTCGAGTTCCAGGCCAGCTGGTCGGACCTGATGAAACCGCTGATCTACCTGCAGACGCCGGAGTACTTCACCATGCCGCGCGGTCTGAAACAGCTGGTCGACGCCTTCGCGCTGTCGGGGGAGTACCACTGGGAGATCGCGCTGGCGGCAGCGGTGATCGCCACTGTGCCGATGATCGTCCTGTTCGCCTTCGGGCAGCGCTACATCCTGGACGGCGTCGCCACCACGGCACAGAAGGGCTGA
- a CDS encoding ANTAR domain-containing protein, producing MDEVDKTTLLVRMARLIADKATDVPLETRLCLAYLGILGGDGAALTLSYTLPDRITLCTTDDVAARLEDLQDVLGEGPGPTAYRTGQIVVADLRSEQNSWPMFADAARQIPGASVLYAVPMRPREDGVIGVLTVHQGDADLPDLDQAQFLVNAIAAAVIKDPPDESELLIGPWAARSQIHQATGMVVAQLRVGPDDAMALLRAHAFTHNLTLSEVAERITSRRLHFSDDAESETS from the coding sequence ATGGACGAGGTGGACAAGACCACCTTGCTGGTCCGGATGGCACGGCTGATCGCCGACAAGGCCACCGACGTCCCGTTGGAGACCCGGCTGTGCCTGGCCTACCTGGGCATCCTGGGCGGTGACGGAGCCGCCCTCACGCTGAGCTACACCCTGCCTGACCGGATCACGCTGTGCACGACCGACGACGTCGCCGCCCGGCTGGAGGACCTGCAGGACGTGCTCGGCGAGGGCCCCGGCCCGACGGCGTACCGGACCGGGCAGATCGTGGTCGCCGACCTCCGCTCCGAGCAGAACTCCTGGCCGATGTTCGCCGACGCGGCCCGCCAGATTCCGGGCGCCTCCGTCCTGTACGCCGTCCCGATGCGGCCCCGCGAGGACGGGGTGATCGGCGTCCTGACCGTCCATCAGGGCGATGCCGACCTGCCAGACCTCGATCAGGCGCAGTTCCTGGTGAACGCGATCGCGGCCGCGGTGATCAAGGACCCACCCGACGAGTCCGAGCTGCTGATCGGTCCCTGGGCCGCCCGCTCCCAGATCCACCAGGCGACCGGCATGGTGGTGGCTCAGCTACGGGTCGGCCCGGACGATGCGATGGCACTGCTGCGAGCCCACGCCTTCACCCACAACCTCACCCTGAGCGAGGTGGCCGAGCGGATCACCAGCCGGCGCCTGCACTTCTCCGACGATGCCGAAAGCGAGACCTCATGA
- a CDS encoding ANTAR domain-containing protein → MESAVLQQAVGILMDWYGVPPEAAIEQLEQWATDCGAASWEVAEGLVHGICLGRPTACREEVLRHLEQLLRQFPATAQLPD, encoded by the coding sequence ATGGAATCAGCAGTGCTGCAGCAAGCCGTTGGCATCTTGATGGACTGGTACGGCGTCCCGCCAGAGGCGGCGATCGAGCAGCTCGAGCAGTGGGCCACCGATTGTGGCGCCGCGAGCTGGGAGGTTGCCGAGGGCCTCGTGCACGGCATCTGTCTGGGCCGGCCGACCGCCTGCCGCGAGGAAGTCCTGCGGCACCTCGAGCAGCTGCTCCGGCAGTTCCCTGCCACGGCCCAGCTGCCGGACTGA
- a CDS encoding cytochrome P450, whose product MSATLPIASLSDSGRAVRDVLLPLVVQGAILRRPTFTRLAERMAADDRALRQVDRLRERYGEGPLLLRLPGRTMALVLSPGHVRRLLDETPAPFSAATTEKTGALSHFQPHGVLITEPPLRDARRRLNERVLDTDQPVHHQAHAMVDVIKQELDGLEATLGWTDFREVWFRIVRRIVLGNQVADDTELIALLDSLRSDANWAGFHPRNKSAQEELHRRLTQYVADAEPGSLVATLDGAADASVDPVGQVPHWLFAFDAAGIALWRLLGLLAARPEYAEPVIAEAQHPMTSPLLAHAGAAVQECVRLWPTTLVVLREGIEPTAWDAGTAPAGTQFAIVSSVFHRDNHALEFANSFEPEIWLDGRSEGEWPLIPFSAGPAVCPGRNLVLLVTSVAVSHLVGGFELEVDPATRAKLAGRMPATFDHTGVRIGFWRRQPEQR is encoded by the coding sequence ATGTCAGCCACTCTGCCGATCGCCTCGCTCTCCGACTCCGGACGCGCGGTCCGCGATGTCCTGCTGCCGTTGGTCGTCCAGGGCGCGATCCTGCGACGGCCGACGTTCACCCGTCTGGCCGAGCGGATGGCCGCCGACGACCGGGCCCTCCGCCAGGTCGATCGGCTCCGCGAGCGATACGGCGAGGGTCCGCTGCTGCTCCGCCTCCCCGGTCGTACCATGGCGCTCGTCCTCAGCCCCGGCCACGTGCGCCGGCTGCTCGACGAGACGCCGGCTCCGTTCTCCGCCGCGACGACGGAGAAGACCGGCGCCCTGAGCCACTTCCAGCCGCACGGAGTACTCATCACCGAGCCGCCACTACGCGACGCGCGACGGCGACTCAACGAGCGGGTCCTCGACACCGATCAGCCCGTGCATCACCAGGCCCACGCAATGGTCGACGTGATCAAGCAGGAGCTGGACGGACTGGAGGCGACGCTCGGCTGGACCGACTTCCGCGAGGTGTGGTTCCGGATCGTCCGCCGGATCGTGCTCGGAAACCAGGTCGCGGACGACACCGAACTGATCGCTCTGCTCGACTCCCTGCGCTCGGATGCCAACTGGGCCGGGTTCCACCCACGGAACAAGTCCGCCCAGGAAGAGTTGCACCGCCGGCTGACGCAGTACGTCGCCGACGCCGAGCCAGGCAGCCTGGTCGCAACACTCGACGGGGCCGCCGACGCCTCGGTGGATCCGGTCGGCCAGGTACCGCACTGGCTGTTCGCCTTCGACGCGGCCGGGATCGCCTTGTGGCGGCTGCTCGGGCTGCTCGCCGCGCGTCCGGAGTACGCCGAACCGGTGATCGCCGAAGCCCAGCATCCGATGACGTCCCCGCTGCTTGCCCACGCGGGTGCCGCGGTTCAGGAATGCGTCCGGCTCTGGCCGACCACCCTGGTCGTACTGCGCGAAGGGATCGAGCCGACCGCCTGGGACGCGGGGACGGCGCCCGCCGGAACCCAGTTCGCGATCGTCAGCTCGGTCTTCCACCGCGACAACCACGCACTGGAGTTCGCGAACTCGTTCGAGCCGGAGATCTGGCTCGACGGCCGCTCCGAGGGCGAGTGGCCACTGATCCCCTTCAGCGCGGGTCCGGCCGTCTGCCCGGGCCGCAATCTCGTTCTACTGGTCACCAGCGTCGCCGTCAGCCACCTGGTCGGCGGCTTCGAACTCGAGGTCGATCCGGCCACCAGAGCCAAGCTGGCCGGACGGATGCCGGCCACCTTCGACCACACCGGCGTCAGAATCGGCTTCTGGCGACGACAGCCTGAGCAGCGTTGA
- a CDS encoding GAF and ANTAR domain-containing protein: protein MGMDEDGLDEVARQLAKSLTPGDLDHTLSRITTAAVEVLPEVVYASITVKHSDGSLETVAPTDDVLWGVDAAQYDLQEGPCYEAAVDTAHVVASDLATDARFPRYAATAVAVGIRAQAGIRLFDAPKSQGALNLYSTRIGAFGDLGSLGVLFRHQSAMAIAYAQEIHNLQEALRTRRTIGQAIGIVMERYSLTDQRAFAFLTRLSQHGNVKLNRLAEQLVTDTDSKAGG from the coding sequence ATGGGAATGGATGAAGACGGACTGGACGAGGTTGCCCGGCAGTTGGCGAAGTCGCTGACTCCCGGAGACCTGGACCATACGCTGAGTCGCATCACGACGGCCGCCGTCGAGGTGCTGCCCGAGGTCGTCTATGCCAGCATCACGGTCAAACACAGTGATGGTTCGCTGGAGACGGTCGCCCCGACCGACGACGTCCTGTGGGGTGTGGACGCCGCGCAGTACGACCTGCAAGAGGGGCCGTGCTACGAGGCCGCCGTGGACACGGCACACGTGGTGGCGTCCGATCTCGCCACCGACGCAAGATTCCCCCGGTACGCCGCGACCGCGGTGGCGGTGGGGATCCGTGCGCAGGCCGGCATCCGGCTCTTCGACGCGCCGAAGTCGCAGGGCGCGCTGAACCTCTACTCCACCCGGATCGGGGCGTTCGGGGATCTCGGCTCGCTCGGGGTGCTGTTCCGGCACCAGTCGGCGATGGCGATCGCCTACGCACAGGAGATCCACAACCTGCAGGAGGCGCTGCGCACCCGGCGGACGATCGGTCAGGCGATCGGCATCGTGATGGAGCGCTACAGCCTGACCGACCAGCGCGCTTTCGCCTTCCTGACCAGGCTGTCCCAGCACGGCAACGTGAAACTCAACCGGCTGGCCGAGCAACTCGTCACCGATACCGACTCCAAGGCCGGCGGCTGA
- a CDS encoding ANTAR domain-containing protein, producing the protein MNDQRRASDPATNRIDLEATHTIAMAQGVLAERYRLNLDQALALLDQHALRSGLPIVEAARRLLADGSLP; encoded by the coding sequence ATGAACGATCAGCGCAGGGCCAGTGATCCCGCGACCAACCGGATCGATCTCGAGGCGACCCACACGATCGCGATGGCCCAGGGCGTACTAGCCGAGCGGTACCGGCTCAATCTCGACCAGGCGCTCGCGTTGCTGGACCAGCACGCCCTGCGATCGGGGTTGCCGATCGTGGAGGCAGCTCGACGGCTTCTCGCGGACGGAAGTCTGCCGTAG